A genomic window from Algoriphagus sp. Y33 includes:
- a CDS encoding tetratricopeptide repeat protein, whose protein sequence is MKHFVFYLMTFLFCSNLAFAQYSRLLHKPHWEQTEALSELYDNMIEFKIDRPILDDTLAGMRNLAIRESDNVLKMESDFLELSYDVLVEYKELDGMISFQKEQEKAGNIYFACRAAEAISKSFWYSRNYEKALNWHLHLDELLKLVSIEEFPEKAIFLTGIGSDYRYFGDYRKSITYFKQVAEFKVKDVYINAWRHAINNMAFTYRQLGQLDSSDYYFDRLLKHSEETSEQWLGIASGNVGYNHFLKGEYEDALPLLLRDVRLAEKYKDRGLAAQSSIPVADIYTIKGELDSALYFIEKAYGYIRSNGDTDRLRNLYPVLSKWEAAKGNMIDSNKYLDSALVATKKYNEKFSAVQLMRANQLVMITQKEKAIQTLNEEARRNKIIRNAIIGGLLLILIAALIIYEVQVQKNRMRQKLKDHELEKTQSDLESAQKLLTNYTLKIQENSNLIQSMEEQSLQDEQNQVLQQLRERTVLTDEDWDAFQKEFRKIFPRLITSLLHHDPKLTPSELRFLLLLKLDMQNQEIANAMGISPSSIRVTWHRLRKKLDLEKSVQPRELFEMHFSEV, encoded by the coding sequence ATGAAGCACTTTGTCTTCTATCTAATGACATTTTTGTTTTGTAGCAATCTAGCTTTTGCTCAATATTCCCGTCTGCTTCATAAGCCACATTGGGAACAGACCGAAGCGCTCAGTGAGCTCTACGACAATATGATAGAGTTTAAAATCGATAGACCGATTTTAGACGATACATTGGCAGGTATGAGAAATCTGGCGATCAGAGAATCGGACAATGTTTTAAAGATGGAGTCTGATTTTCTAGAGTTGAGCTATGACGTGCTTGTAGAATATAAGGAACTGGACGGAATGATTAGCTTTCAAAAGGAGCAGGAAAAAGCAGGTAATATTTACTTTGCCTGCAGGGCAGCTGAGGCCATCTCCAAATCCTTTTGGTATTCCAGGAATTATGAGAAAGCTTTAAACTGGCACCTCCATTTGGATGAATTGCTCAAACTTGTTTCCATCGAGGAATTTCCCGAAAAGGCGATTTTCCTTACGGGTATTGGAAGTGATTACCGCTATTTTGGTGACTATCGAAAGTCCATTACCTATTTTAAGCAAGTGGCTGAGTTTAAGGTTAAGGATGTATACATCAATGCATGGCGACATGCGATAAACAACATGGCATTTACCTATAGGCAGCTGGGGCAGCTGGACAGTTCTGATTATTATTTTGATCGATTGTTGAAGCATTCCGAAGAAACTTCTGAGCAATGGCTTGGCATTGCTTCCGGAAATGTAGGTTATAATCATTTCCTCAAAGGTGAGTATGAAGATGCTCTTCCCCTTTTATTAAGAGATGTAAGGCTTGCTGAGAAATATAAGGATAGGGGACTTGCTGCCCAATCTTCTATTCCCGTTGCTGATATATATACGATAAAGGGCGAACTTGATTCGGCTCTATATTTTATAGAAAAGGCCTACGGTTACATAAGAAGTAACGGGGATACAGACAGACTTCGGAACCTTTATCCAGTGTTAAGCAAATGGGAAGCAGCCAAAGGAAATATGATCGATTCCAACAAGTACTTGGATTCTGCCCTTGTAGCCACCAAAAAGTATAATGAAAAGTTCAGCGCAGTTCAGCTGATGCGTGCAAATCAATTAGTGATGATTACCCAGAAGGAAAAGGCGATTCAGACACTGAACGAAGAAGCCAGACGAAATAAAATTATTCGGAATGCTATAATCGGCGGCTTACTGTTGATTTTGATAGCGGCATTGATTATTTATGAGGTTCAGGTTCAAAAGAATAGGATGAGACAAAAACTCAAAGATCATGAGTTAGAAAAGACACAGTCCGACCTTGAGTCTGCCCAAAAGCTTCTGACAAATTATACGCTGAAGATCCAGGAGAATTCCAACTTGATCCAGTCAATGGAGGAGCAGTCCTTACAGGACGAGCAAAATCAGGTACTACAACAGCTTAGGGAAAGAACTGTTCTGACCGATGAGGATTGGGATGCATTCCAAAAGGAATTCAGAAAAATATTTCCAAGGTTGATCACCAGCCTTCTTCATCACGATCCTAAACTTACACCCTCCGAATTGCGATTCTTATTACTCCTAAAGTTGGATATGCAGAACCAGGAGATAGCGAATGCTATGGGCATTTCTCCTTCCTCCATCCGGGTGACATGGCATAGATTGAGAAAAAAGCTGGATTTGGAGAAAAGTGTTCAGCCAAGAGAATTGTTTGAAATGCACTTTTCTGAAGTATGA